The following coding sequences are from one bacterium SCSIO 12741 window:
- a CDS encoding oligosaccharide flippase family protein, translating to MGINFLLAPLYSIYLAPDEYGIIGLADIFNGFVAVLLSLGIKQAYARFFFDYYKKPKDLNALFTTSLFWMLSMFGIVAVVLYFVGDWLFGISFNSPGFSYSKFGWLILLSTNFTLINELFLSHYRNQENVKAYGMLSLGFFLTNLVCILGGVVWLEYGAMGNIAGRAIGSTAFMVLAILVYLFRNGIHIHFKFIKPMLEYGLPLIPYSLLLVAYNKIDRIMIDQFFDLDALGRYNFAFLMGTAISVVQYSVYNAINPRLFKLLSEKGEGYQKEVSQIHQVFQLFMMAIIVMAIAVAIPILQLLIDPKYFPIGEYIGLLFLFYFAQNFYIIYTLPLFYYKRTKVMPFISLIALVGGVIFNLVLIPPFGILGVCFAVIFTKYTQLGGALFFNRVYDYHKLPLFGLTKNVYAVAFITLSYIGVYLFLQFTEAELSYMWLNFLPLVLFGLMAVSVFNRQISKVLVLIRETLKGMA from the coding sequence ATGGGAATTAATTTTTTGTTGGCTCCCTTATACTCCATATACCTCGCTCCCGATGAATATGGAATCATAGGGCTGGCGGACATTTTTAATGGCTTTGTGGCCGTCTTGTTGTCTCTGGGAATTAAGCAGGCCTATGCCCGTTTTTTCTTTGACTATTACAAGAAGCCTAAGGACTTGAATGCCCTTTTTACAACCTCTCTGTTTTGGATGTTGTCCATGTTTGGCATCGTAGCAGTGGTCCTCTATTTTGTGGGAGATTGGTTGTTTGGGATAAGCTTTAATAGCCCTGGGTTTTCCTACTCCAAATTTGGCTGGCTCATTCTCCTTTCCACCAACTTTACCTTGATCAATGAACTGTTTTTGAGCCACTATCGAAACCAAGAGAATGTGAAGGCCTATGGTATGCTTTCTTTGGGCTTTTTTCTCACCAATTTAGTGTGCATTTTGGGCGGTGTGGTTTGGTTGGAATATGGTGCCATGGGAAACATTGCAGGACGTGCCATTGGTTCAACTGCATTTATGGTTTTGGCCATTTTGGTTTACCTGTTTCGAAATGGAATTCATATCCACTTCAAGTTTATCAAGCCCATGCTTGAATATGGCCTGCCGCTCATTCCCTATTCCCTGCTCCTGGTGGCCTACAACAAGATTGATCGGATCATGATCGATCAGTTTTTTGACCTCGATGCATTAGGGAGATACAACTTTGCTTTTTTGATGGGGACGGCCATATCTGTGGTTCAATATTCGGTGTACAATGCCATCAACCCCCGGTTGTTTAAGTTGCTATCCGAAAAGGGGGAGGGCTATCAAAAAGAGGTGAGTCAGATTCACCAGGTTTTTCAGCTTTTTATGATGGCTATTATTGTGATGGCCATAGCCGTTGCAATTCCCATACTTCAATTGCTTATTGATCCTAAGTACTTCCCAATCGGGGAGTATATCGGCTTACTTTTTCTGTTCTACTTTGCGCAGAATTTTTACATCATTTACACCCTTCCATTGTTTTATTACAAGCGAACCAAGGTCATGCCTTTTATTAGTTTAATTGCATTGGTTGGAGGCGTTATTTTTAACCTCGTTCTCATTCCTCCTTTTGGAATTTTGGGAGTTTGTTTTGCCGTGATATTTACCAAGTATACCCAATTGGGCGGAGCCTTATTCTTCAATCGGGTTTATGACTACCACAAGCTTCCTTTGTTTGGCTTGACCAAAAATGTTTACGCGGTAGCCTTCATTACGCTGAGTTACATCGGAGTTTATTTGTTCCTTCAGTTTACCGAGGCGGAATTGTCGTACATGTGGTTGAATTTTTTACCCCTTGTTTTGTTTGGTTTAATGGCGGTATCGGTATTCAATCGGCAAATCTCCAAGGTGTTGGTTCTAATTCGGGAAACCCTAAAAGGGATGGCCTAA
- a CDS encoding glycosyltransferase family 4 protein yields the protein MKILHVHNITGIAGSENYLLQILPLLKNEGIEVHFLCIYPGKKTEIIDVFIGKLEKHGIKVHSIPFGLILYPLFFYRIKALISKEGYDIVHSHLIHADLFLSFYKRFFDRKLRIVSTKHGYDEWYNNKHGFDPEPGASNLYFKLARWAETRMTRSFAISRGLQNLYVGLGICEPEKTDLIYYGFEFPTSHNPDPEKRFSPNQLVIVGRLTGFKGHRFAFQAIKKVAEVIPDVELIVVGSGALEEELKQQVVDLGVEKYVRFLGYQPDGRSFMESSDVVLIPSVSEGFGVVVLEAFSTSRPIVSFDVPSLNEHLKHEESGIIVPPYDTNAYADAIIDLLQNPEKRDRIGKNGLKILQTKYTPKRMVRETIEFYEKVISWKRKVLFLATYPKRISPSQRFRFEQYLDTLYEHEIEVDYFTFFNRQNFEFGIEKRLNFSLIKAVVLGTWKRFVLLFRLKGYDSVFIHRESAPVGPAWWEWMARKIRGKKLRIIYDFDDALFMRIEGKRFSRLLVRPKTYFSQVVKLSDRIVAGNEYLAKSTGHQDKTWIIPTSIDTKNLHNRPKVHEDKEEITIGWTGSHTTLRYLKAVVPSLEQLEKEGVKFRFLLICNAAPDFEIPNLEYRNWNLKSEIDDLIEMDIGLMPLENSSWSQGKCGLKILQYLSLGIPCVASDVGVNSAMITPGRDGFLVPENGDWKEPIKTLYQSSAKRQEMGGYGRKRIENYFSTTALEEKYLDLLR from the coding sequence TTGAAAATTCTCCATGTCCATAATATAACCGGAATCGCAGGTTCTGAGAACTACTTACTTCAGATTCTGCCTTTGCTTAAAAATGAGGGTATTGAGGTTCACTTTCTGTGCATATACCCAGGCAAGAAAACCGAGATCATTGATGTATTTATTGGCAAGCTTGAGAAGCATGGAATTAAGGTTCATAGCATTCCCTTTGGCTTGATCCTATATCCTCTGTTCTTTTACCGAATCAAAGCATTGATCTCCAAAGAAGGCTACGATATTGTTCATAGCCACCTTATTCATGCCGATTTATTCCTGTCCTTTTACAAGCGATTTTTTGACCGAAAGTTGCGCATCGTATCCACCAAACATGGCTACGATGAATGGTACAACAACAAGCACGGATTTGATCCAGAACCGGGTGCCAGTAACCTATATTTTAAATTAGCAAGATGGGCTGAAACCCGTATGACCCGTTCCTTTGCGATTTCTCGTGGACTTCAAAACTTGTATGTTGGATTGGGTATCTGTGAACCGGAAAAGACCGATTTGATCTACTATGGATTTGAATTTCCAACGTCCCATAATCCGGATCCGGAAAAACGCTTTTCTCCGAACCAATTGGTCATTGTTGGACGACTTACGGGGTTTAAGGGACACCGTTTCGCTTTCCAGGCCATTAAGAAAGTCGCAGAAGTGATCCCAGATGTGGAACTCATTGTAGTGGGCTCAGGTGCTCTCGAAGAGGAGTTAAAACAGCAAGTTGTGGATTTGGGTGTAGAGAAATACGTTCGATTCCTGGGGTATCAGCCAGATGGACGCAGTTTTATGGAGTCTTCCGATGTGGTGTTGATTCCATCCGTTTCCGAAGGATTTGGAGTAGTGGTGTTGGAAGCCTTTTCAACTTCCCGGCCGATTGTCTCTTTCGACGTGCCTTCCTTGAACGAACACTTAAAACACGAGGAGAGTGGAATCATTGTTCCTCCTTACGATACCAACGCCTACGCGGATGCCATTATTGACCTGCTTCAGAACCCTGAGAAAAGGGATCGAATTGGAAAAAATGGCTTGAAAATTCTCCAAACCAAGTATACACCAAAGAGAATGGTTAGGGAAACCATTGAGTTCTACGAAAAGGTGATTAGTTGGAAGCGTAAAGTGCTCTTTTTGGCCACTTATCCCAAACGAATTTCGCCTTCCCAGCGATTCCGTTTTGAGCAATACCTGGATACCCTCTATGAGCACGAGATTGAGGTGGATTACTTCACCTTTTTTAACCGTCAAAACTTTGAGTTTGGCATTGAAAAGAGGCTTAATTTTTCCTTAATCAAAGCCGTTGTTCTTGGCACTTGGAAGCGTTTTGTTCTGCTATTCAGATTGAAGGGATATGACAGTGTATTCATTCACCGCGAATCCGCACCCGTTGGACCTGCTTGGTGGGAGTGGATGGCCCGTAAAATAAGGGGCAAAAAACTGAGGATTATTTACGACTTCGATGATGCTCTTTTTATGCGCATTGAGGGTAAGCGATTTTCCCGTTTGCTGGTGAGGCCCAAAACTTATTTTAGCCAAGTCGTTAAGCTTAGTGACCGCATTGTAGCAGGAAATGAGTACTTGGCCAAGTCTACTGGGCATCAGGATAAAACCTGGATTATTCCTACCTCCATTGATACCAAGAATTTGCATAACCGGCCGAAGGTTCACGAAGACAAAGAGGAGATCACGATAGGATGGACCGGAAGTCACACCACCTTGAGGTACCTAAAAGCGGTAGTGCCCTCTTTGGAACAATTGGAAAAAGAAGGAGTTAAGTTTCGCTTCTTGCTGATTTGCAACGCTGCACCAGATTTTGAAATTCCCAATCTCGAGTACCGAAATTGGAACCTGAAATCGGAGATCGACGACTTGATCGAAATGGATATTGGTTTAATGCCCTTGGAAAACTCTTCATGGAGCCAAGGGAAATGTGGCCTTAAGATCTTGCAATACCTTTCCTTGGGAATCCCATGTGTGGCTTCTGACGTTGGCGTAAACAGTGCCATGATAACGCCGGGAAGAGATGGATTCTTGGTGCCCGAAAATGGGGACTGGAAAGAACCGATAAAAACCTTGTATCAAAGTTCTGCAAAACGTCAGGAAATGGGGGGGTACGGAAGAAAGAGAATCGAGAACTACTTCTCCACCACAGCATTGGAAGAGAAGTACCTGGATCTTCTTCGGTAA
- a CDS encoding imidazole glycerol phosphate synthase cyclase subunit codes for MLKKRLIPALFIKNGLIVRSENFDYHQFIGSVVHEAKRYSDWDVDELVYIDISREKEYDLRRDDYNLDAYYSMEEIIRKIAEVCFMPLAFGGGIRNLSDVDLRIRNGADKIILNTGAYETPELIGQTASKYGSQCVIVSVDYRMVDGKDQVFTSFGTHATGLTVNEWISRCEQEGAGEIFLNAIDRDGKGNGYDIETIESAVESTKLPVIACGGAADEFDFQELAEEVENLSGIAAGNLFHFTERSYPRAKKYLKENGINVR; via the coding sequence ATGCTGAAAAAACGACTGATACCGGCTCTTTTTATCAAAAATGGACTTATTGTTAGAAGTGAGAATTTCGACTATCACCAGTTCATTGGAAGCGTGGTGCATGAGGCGAAACGCTACAGTGATTGGGACGTAGACGAGCTGGTTTACATCGACATCAGCCGGGAAAAGGAGTACGATCTCCGTCGTGATGATTACAACCTGGATGCTTACTATAGCATGGAAGAAATCATTCGGAAAATTGCTGAGGTTTGTTTTATGCCCTTAGCCTTTGGTGGTGGAATCCGAAACCTATCCGATGTGGATTTGAGAATTCGCAACGGAGCTGATAAAATTATTCTGAATACCGGTGCCTACGAAACTCCCGAACTGATTGGGCAAACAGCCTCCAAATACGGATCGCAATGTGTGATCGTTTCGGTCGATTACCGCATGGTAGATGGAAAGGATCAGGTTTTTACCTCCTTCGGAACTCATGCCACCGGATTGACCGTAAACGAATGGATCAGTCGCTGTGAGCAGGAAGGGGCGGGTGAAATCTTTTTGAATGCCATTGATCGAGATGGAAAGGGCAATGGATATGATATTGAAACCATCGAATCTGCGGTGGAAAGCACCAAATTGCCCGTGATAGCATGTGGCGGTGCAGCCGACGAATTTGATTTTCAGGAGTTGGCCGAAGAAGTAGAAAACCTTTCAGGAATTGCAGCAGGAAATCTCTTTCATTTTACTGAAAGAAGTTATCCGAGAGCCAAGAAATACCTGAAGGAAAATGGAATTAACGTACGATAA
- the hisH gene encoding imidazole glycerol phosphate synthase subunit HisH, which translates to MIGIINYGMGNLASVLNGLKALELDAEIVDNPNDLDRYERLILPGVGAFKQAMDNLRESGFKTALDAIVEKGDKPLLGICLGMQLLFEKSFEHGENTGLGYIPGEVLPFGDQVKNHRIPHVGWNTVYPQSGSRLLPEQAEDFYFVHSFYCHPTGDEEQKGMTEYEIKFCSVVEHGQVFGAQFHPEKSQKHGLQLLKKFAELPC; encoded by the coding sequence ATGATCGGAATTATCAATTATGGAATGGGCAATTTGGCCTCCGTCCTCAATGGCTTAAAAGCTTTGGAATTGGATGCCGAGATTGTGGACAACCCAAATGATCTTGATCGATACGAGCGGTTGATCCTTCCTGGTGTTGGGGCTTTTAAGCAGGCCATGGATAATTTACGAGAATCCGGATTCAAAACAGCCCTAGATGCTATTGTGGAGAAAGGCGATAAACCTTTGTTGGGAATTTGCCTGGGCATGCAATTGCTTTTTGAGAAAAGCTTCGAACATGGCGAAAACACCGGATTAGGCTACATTCCGGGTGAGGTACTTCCCTTCGGAGATCAGGTGAAAAATCACCGGATTCCTCATGTGGGGTGGAACACCGTTTACCCCCAATCCGGTTCTCGATTACTTCCTGAACAAGCCGAAGACTTTTACTTCGTTCATTCCTTTTACTGCCACCCGACCGGGGATGAAGAGCAAAAAGGAATGACCGAATACGAAATAAAATTTTGCTCAGTAGTGGAGCATGGTCAGGTATTTGGGGCCCAATTTCACCCCGAAAAAAGCCAGAAACACGGACTTCAATTGCTAAAAAAATTCGCCGAACTTCCATGCTGA
- a CDS encoding glycosyltransferase family 2 protein, translated as MNSSENPFFSVIIPTYNRAHILPETIGYVLNQTFEDWEVVVVDDGSTDETERLSSTWKDARIRYFKTANKERGHARNYGVKQARGQYVFFLDSDDRLTPNHLQVAADFLKGNSFPEILHNRMQMLSEGGAVLRNFPTVGDRAESMLLKINFMGIAVFLRRDVAIEFPFLEDRSVVFGEEWLIWLRLLARYPIHVNDEITYQFVQHDARSVNSMDPDKIVHSAQKVESVLRSDQEFMAKYKDKLPHILATYYLTAANNYLIANQYISGLGSLNKALSLNPKLIASKSFVAALKNTLVPINRSSKNT; from the coding sequence GTGAATTCTTCCGAAAATCCCTTCTTTTCGGTCATTATTCCGACCTACAATCGAGCGCATATTTTGCCTGAAACCATCGGTTATGTGCTGAATCAAACCTTTGAAGATTGGGAAGTCGTGGTGGTTGATGATGGGAGCACCGATGAAACCGAACGTTTATCATCCACCTGGAAAGATGCTCGTATTCGGTATTTCAAAACGGCCAATAAGGAAAGGGGCCATGCACGCAATTATGGGGTAAAACAAGCCCGGGGGCAGTACGTGTTTTTTTTGGACTCAGACGACCGCCTTACCCCAAATCACTTGCAGGTCGCTGCAGATTTTTTGAAGGGTAATTCCTTTCCTGAAATACTTCATAATCGGATGCAAATGCTCTCGGAAGGTGGAGCCGTGTTACGAAATTTTCCAACCGTTGGCGATCGAGCTGAATCAATGTTACTGAAGATCAACTTTATGGGCATAGCGGTTTTTCTGAGGCGGGATGTGGCCATTGAATTTCCTTTCTTAGAAGATCGGTCGGTTGTATTTGGCGAAGAGTGGCTAATCTGGCTGAGACTTCTGGCGCGCTATCCCATTCACGTGAATGACGAGATTACCTATCAATTTGTGCAGCACGACGCCAGGTCGGTCAATAGCATGGATCCTGACAAGATTGTTCACTCCGCTCAGAAGGTAGAATCTGTGTTGCGATCCGATCAGGAATTTATGGCCAAATACAAGGATAAACTACCCCACATCTTGGCGACCTATTACCTGACTGCTGCCAACAATTATTTGATTGCAAATCAATATATATCAGGCCTCGGATCGTTAAATAAAGCGTTAAGCCTCAATCCAAAATTGATCGCATCAAAATCTTTCGTAGCCGCCCTAAAAAACACTCTTGTTCCCATAAATCGGAGTTCTAAGAATACCTAA
- the pseI gene encoding pseudaminic acid synthase, with amino-acid sequence MEVTHSDIRIGPDRIHDDAPVWIIAELSANHAGRLDVALETVRAAKRAGANAIKLQTYRADTITLNVKNEHFKIDQGTVWDGRYLYDLYEEAHTPWEWHKALFDEAQKEGLVCLSSPFDPTAVDLLEELNCPAYKIASFEITDIPLIEYVASKGKPVIISTGIADDQDIQRALEACKKQGNHQIVLLKCTSSYPAPIEKANLAMIPDMRNRFGVLTGLSDHTLGTAVPVVATSLGARVIEKHFILDKNLGGPDAGFSLDEQEFSEMVKAVRLAESALGKVDYSLDEGKINSRAFSRSLFVTRRVEAGETIGPENIKSVRPGYGMHPRYWDVLIGKKFNTAVEAGTPLKAEMVEGFREE; translated from the coding sequence ATGGAAGTAACCCACTCAGATATTCGCATTGGACCCGATCGAATTCATGACGATGCTCCCGTTTGGATCATTGCTGAATTATCGGCCAATCATGCTGGCAGGCTGGATGTAGCACTTGAAACCGTGCGTGCGGCTAAGCGTGCCGGTGCCAATGCCATTAAGCTACAGACCTACCGAGCCGATACCATTACGCTGAACGTTAAGAATGAACACTTCAAAATCGATCAAGGTACCGTGTGGGATGGTAGATACCTCTACGATTTGTATGAGGAAGCCCACACACCTTGGGAATGGCACAAGGCTTTGTTTGATGAAGCTCAGAAGGAGGGCTTAGTTTGTCTATCCTCGCCCTTCGATCCCACAGCTGTGGATTTGCTCGAAGAGTTGAATTGTCCAGCCTACAAAATTGCGTCCTTCGAGATTACCGATATTCCGTTGATTGAATACGTGGCCTCGAAGGGAAAGCCCGTCATCATTTCCACCGGCATTGCCGATGATCAGGATATTCAACGAGCCTTGGAGGCGTGTAAAAAGCAGGGTAATCATCAGATCGTTTTGTTGAAATGCACCTCCTCCTATCCCGCTCCCATCGAAAAGGCCAACTTGGCTATGATCCCCGATATGAGAAATCGTTTTGGGGTGCTAACCGGTCTCTCCGATCATACCTTGGGTACAGCGGTTCCTGTGGTTGCCACTTCACTGGGTGCACGGGTAATTGAAAAGCATTTTATCCTCGACAAAAATCTGGGTGGACCCGATGCCGGATTTTCGCTCGATGAGCAGGAATTTTCCGAAATGGTCAAAGCCGTAAGGCTGGCCGAAAGTGCATTGGGCAAGGTAGATTACTCCCTGGATGAGGGAAAAATAAATAGCCGGGCATTTAGCCGATCGCTCTTTGTAACCCGCCGGGTAGAAGCAGGCGAAACCATTGGTCCGGAAAATATCAAATCCGTTCGTCCCGGGTACGGGATGCATCCCAGGTATTGGGATGTTTTGATCGGAAAGAAATTTAATACAGCCGTGGAGGCAGGAACTCCGCTTAAGGCTGAAATGGTAGAAGGATTTAGAGAAGAATGA
- a CDS encoding N-acetyl sugar amidotransferase, whose amino-acid sequence MIATIPQINYCKKCLLPSSSAIPVAFDDHGVCSACRTSKEKEAIDWDRRLKKFQRILEQYRSKDGSNYDCIIPVSGGKDSFFQVHQVKNEMGFNPLLVTYNSNNYTPTGLKNLQRMRDVFGCDHVFFTTSVHTLQKLNRISVQIMGDTQWHYQSGIFTYPFQVAVQMNIPLLIWGEHGHMDIGGMHSYNDFVEFTYRYRHEHILRGFEWTDFMAKAAEYGETLERREMIPFVYPSDEEIDRVGVRGIYMANFVKWEANEHGPLMMEKYGWLENEEPFERTYRRMSNLDDFYENGIHDYLKFIKFGYGRATDHACKDIRAGKMTREEGIKIIQQMDHVKSKDVYQWLDFVGWTEEQFDHLADTYRDPRVWWIRDGQWHKMDITGEPTAYGKVHLTPEEQQKYVRA is encoded by the coding sequence ATGATTGCAACAATCCCTCAAATCAATTACTGCAAAAAATGTCTTTTGCCTTCCAGCTCCGCCATTCCTGTGGCTTTTGATGATCATGGAGTATGTTCGGCCTGTAGAACCTCCAAGGAGAAGGAAGCCATTGATTGGGACAGACGATTGAAAAAATTTCAACGCATTCTGGAGCAATACCGAAGCAAGGATGGAAGCAATTACGATTGCATTATTCCCGTGAGTGGAGGGAAAGACAGCTTCTTCCAGGTTCATCAGGTAAAAAATGAGATGGGATTCAATCCTTTGCTGGTGACCTACAACAGCAACAACTACACTCCTACTGGACTTAAAAACCTTCAGCGGATGAGGGACGTTTTCGGTTGTGATCATGTCTTTTTCACTACCAGTGTGCATACCCTTCAAAAGCTCAATCGGATTTCGGTTCAAATCATGGGTGATACACAATGGCATTACCAAAGTGGGATTTTTACCTATCCCTTTCAGGTAGCTGTACAGATGAATATTCCACTGCTGATTTGGGGAGAGCACGGCCACATGGATATTGGAGGAATGCACTCTTACAATGATTTCGTTGAGTTTACTTATCGCTATCGTCACGAACACATTTTACGTGGCTTTGAGTGGACCGATTTTATGGCAAAGGCTGCCGAGTACGGCGAGACCCTTGAACGCCGTGAAATGATTCCATTTGTATACCCAAGCGATGAAGAAATTGATCGGGTAGGGGTTAGAGGTATCTACATGGCCAACTTCGTTAAGTGGGAGGCCAACGAACACGGCCCTCTGATGATGGAAAAATATGGCTGGTTAGAAAACGAAGAGCCTTTTGAAAGAACCTACCGTCGTATGTCGAACCTCGACGATTTCTACGAAAACGGAATTCACGACTACCTCAAGTTTATCAAGTTTGGTTACGGTCGGGCAACCGATCACGCCTGTAAGGATATCCGGGCTGGAAAAATGACCCGTGAAGAGGGCATCAAGATCATTCAGCAGATGGACCATGTGAAAAGCAAGGACGTTTATCAATGGCTTGACTTTGTTGGCTGGACCGAAGAACAATTCGATCATTTGGCCGATACTTACCGCGATCCAAGAGTATGGTGGATACGAGATGGGCAATGGCACAAGATGGATATTACCGGAGAACCAACGGCCTATGGTAAAGTTCATTTGACTCCCGAAGAGCAACAGAAATACGTTAGAGCTTAA
- a CDS encoding phytanoyl-CoA dioxygenase family protein, translating to MSLKNHISNWIQASPWIRGSRLYYKLQRYRLYKDCQIDYSLTKDHELLKTLEKDGLAFIPNFLPDDQIDQLAKESMEMLELAEKDQYPGYFQNGALQSVRIGRVDQNSELAKRVFYDDARIQDLAKAYVSKKVKSSRREVDFKLTPGAVADADMAHFDDWRQRFKAFLFLTDVGPENGPMNYWKGSHIPKPWMLRYFREYDRDGGYGRFGHFFEQEMLKICEENGYEKHSCTGKKGTLLLADFRGLHSSTPLISGRRLIMGQVFEM from the coding sequence ATGTCACTTAAGAACCACATCAGTAATTGGATTCAGGCCTCACCCTGGATTCGTGGATCGCGACTCTATTACAAGCTTCAGCGTTACCGATTGTACAAGGATTGTCAGATTGATTATTCCTTGACCAAGGATCACGAATTACTGAAAACCTTAGAAAAAGATGGGCTCGCTTTCATTCCCAATTTCCTACCCGACGATCAAATAGATCAATTGGCTAAGGAATCCATGGAAATGCTTGAGCTGGCCGAAAAGGATCAGTATCCAGGCTATTTCCAAAATGGGGCCCTGCAGTCTGTTCGCATAGGTCGGGTAGATCAGAATAGTGAGCTGGCCAAGCGAGTATTTTACGATGATGCTAGAATTCAGGACCTGGCCAAGGCTTATGTTTCTAAAAAGGTAAAATCATCGAGACGTGAGGTAGATTTTAAGCTGACTCCCGGAGCAGTGGCCGATGCTGATATGGCTCACTTTGACGACTGGCGGCAACGGTTTAAAGCCTTTTTATTCCTCACCGATGTAGGTCCCGAAAATGGCCCTATGAATTATTGGAAAGGGAGCCACATTCCCAAACCTTGGATGCTGCGCTATTTCCGTGAATACGACAGAGATGGTGGCTACGGACGATTTGGTCATTTCTTTGAACAGGAGATGCTAAAAATATGTGAGGAAAACGGCTATGAAAAACATAGCTGTACCGGAAAAAAAGGCACCTTGCTTCTGGCGGACTTTAGAGGCTTACACAGCAGTACTCCTTTGATTTCAGGTCGTCGATTGATCATGGGCCAAGTCTTTGAAATGTAA
- a CDS encoding glycosyltransferase family 4 protein has translation MAKAFREQGKKSSLVYYGVEPLEKSFQKFCEDESLEFSYVHHQGRGSMASWKDYLKSLKEQSPDVILLHSLNLTIPTIYYSLLNRCPFISVEHTGGLKSWPDKLSSILALIFSAITVILEPNYRQSTWPATQGLFRKKDRVIQNGVDLMIYKPASKQRPVLISMAGRLNYPKDYVTPLNMALDILDENSDIQAEIQIAGTGEHLKQLDNIIKERGEGRAKLLGYLNEEDLADLLARSQVFVMKSDAENMPTVLLQAMASECAVVASDIPNIRRLMPSDYPGLFDNRDPEDLKRRLEHALRSSSENESRVELRHHVDKLYNIAQMIEEYTRLIELQISSN, from the coding sequence TTGGCTAAGGCATTTCGGGAGCAAGGAAAAAAGTCGTCTTTGGTTTATTATGGTGTAGAACCATTAGAGAAGAGTTTCCAAAAGTTTTGTGAAGATGAATCCCTTGAATTCAGCTACGTACATCACCAGGGAAGGGGAAGTATGGCGAGTTGGAAGGATTACCTCAAAAGCTTGAAGGAGCAATCGCCGGATGTCATCTTGCTCCATTCCCTAAACCTTACGATTCCTACAATCTACTATTCCCTCCTGAATAGGTGCCCTTTTATCAGTGTGGAGCACACGGGCGGTTTAAAAAGTTGGCCGGATAAGTTATCGAGTATCCTCGCATTGATCTTTTCAGCCATTACCGTAATCCTGGAACCGAATTATCGCCAGAGCACCTGGCCTGCGACCCAGGGATTATTCAGGAAAAAAGATCGGGTGATCCAAAATGGCGTGGATCTAATGATTTATAAACCAGCTTCCAAGCAGCGGCCAGTGCTTATTTCTATGGCCGGCCGATTGAATTACCCCAAAGATTATGTCACCCCATTGAATATGGCTTTGGATATTCTTGACGAGAATTCGGATATACAAGCCGAGATACAAATTGCCGGTACAGGTGAACATTTGAAGCAACTGGACAACATCATTAAAGAAAGAGGAGAGGGTAGAGCAAAATTGCTCGGCTATTTAAACGAAGAGGATTTGGCCGATTTACTGGCTCGTTCTCAGGTTTTCGTCATGAAGTCGGATGCTGAAAATATGCCCACCGTGTTGTTACAGGCCATGGCTTCGGAGTGTGCTGTTGTAGCCTCAGATATTCCCAATATTCGCCGACTCATGCCTTCCGATTACCCAGGGTTATTTGATAATCGCGACCCGGAAGACTTGAAGCGACGCCTTGAACATGCCTTGAGAAGTTCTTCTGAAAACGAATCTCGGGTGGAATTGCGTCACCACGTTGATAAATTGTATAATATCGCCCAAATGATAGAGGAGTACACTCGGCTTATTGAGCTACAAATTTCCAGCAATTGA